A window from uncultured Desulfobacter sp. encodes these proteins:
- a CDS encoding asparaginase domain-containing protein — translation MDTISIIATGGTIDKIYFDAKSEYEVGPPNAIEVLNQFNLQVPYMITSLMRKDSLDLTDEDRQLIADAVAADPCRMIIITHGTDTMPETARHIIAHGGAKNKTVVLTGALLPAMFSATDAIFNIGCALGAVQQACPGVYIAMNGKIFMGEKVVKNRKLGRFEER, via the coding sequence ATGGATACGATTTCAATTATTGCCACCGGCGGCACCATTGATAAAATCTATTTTGATGCAAAAAGTGAATATGAGGTGGGGCCTCCCAACGCCATTGAGGTGCTGAACCAGTTCAACCTGCAAGTGCCTTACATGATTACGTCCCTGATGCGTAAAGACAGCCTTGATCTAACGGATGAGGACAGGCAGCTTATCGCAGACGCGGTTGCGGCAGACCCTTGCCGGATGATTATCATCACCCATGGAACGGATACCATGCCCGAAACTGCCCGGCACATCATTGCCCATGGCGGCGCAAAGAATAAGACCGTTGTGCTCACAGGTGCCCTTCTTCCTGCCATGTTCAGTGCCACGGACGCAATTTTTAATATCGGCTGCGCGTTAGGTGCTGTTCAACAGGCCTGTCCCGGCGTCTACATCGCCATGAACGGAAAAATATTCATGGGGGAAAAGGTCGTAAAAAACCGTAAACTTGGCAGATTTGAAGAGCGGTGA
- a CDS encoding C39 family peptidase — protein sequence MKIRKIVGIVCLWGLLLSVVTPAGASTVLLENVPAYEWYHGCGPTAAASILGYWDLNGYDSLFDVSGWEEIKLTENVQDEISSPAHNLKYDSTPDNSTLPDPDDTSIADFFHTSEDFLDLAYGSSRLSYSGQAFTGYAAYRGYDDWYASYVSFNSSAFTWEDLVEEINNGRPMMFLVDSDGENGVDHFIPVFGYNEEDLTFAFYDVWDEEETAISWASFLGVEDGTDWGIGWAVSIVPGTADAAVPLSTSGLYMMFGLVFVLAQLRKINLKPNRLKI from the coding sequence ATGAAAATTAGAAAAATCGTAGGCATTGTCTGTCTTTGGGGCTTGTTACTGTCTGTAGTAACCCCCGCCGGTGCATCAACCGTATTGCTGGAGAATGTGCCGGCATATGAATGGTACCATGGATGCGGCCCGACGGCAGCCGCGTCAATCCTGGGCTATTGGGATTTAAATGGGTATGATTCGTTATTTGATGTCTCCGGATGGGAGGAGATAAAACTGACCGAAAATGTTCAGGACGAAATATCCAGTCCCGCGCATAATCTAAAATACGATTCCACCCCTGATAACTCAACCCTGCCCGACCCGGATGACACCAGCATCGCCGATTTTTTTCATACCTCGGAAGACTTCTTGGACTTGGCGTATGGTTCCAGTCGTCTTAGTTATTCGGGCCAAGCCTTTACCGGATACGCCGCATACCGGGGATATGATGACTGGTATGCCTCGTATGTATCCTTTAATTCATCGGCATTTACCTGGGAAGATCTTGTTGAAGAGATTAACAACGGACGCCCCATGATGTTCTTGGTGGACAGCGACGGAGAAAACGGGGTGGATCATTTTATTCCTGTGTTCGGATATAATGAAGAGGACCTGACCTTTGCATTTTATGATGTCTGGGACGAAGAGGAAACCGCCATCAGTTGGGCATCCTTTCTCGGTGTAGAAGACGGCACGGACTGGGGCATTGGCTGGGCTGTATCCATCGTTCCGGGCACCGCGGATGCCGCGGTCCCTCTGTCCACCAGCGGCCTTTACATGATGTTCGGTCTTGTTTTCGTTCTGGCTCAATTGAGAAAGATAAATTTAAAACCCAATAGATTAAAAATATGA
- the gmd gene encoding GDP-mannose 4,6-dehydratase, with amino-acid sequence MKKALITGITGQDGAYLAQFLIGKGYEVHGIKRRASLFNTDRIDHLYEDPHADNRKLILHYGDLTDASNLIRILQQVQPDEVYNLAAQSHVQVSFESPEYTADADALGTMRLLEGIRLLGLENKTRFYQASTSELFGKVQEVPQTEKTPFYPRSPYACAKLYAYWITVNYREAYNIYACNGILFNHESPIRGETFVTRKITRALCRIHLGMQDCLYLGNMNALRDWGHAKDYVEMQWLMLQQDSPDDYVIATGEQHSVREFVELSARELGMAIEWQGDGVDEKGINPANGKTIVAVDPRYFRPTEVETLLGDPAKAKQNLGWEPKISFNELVREMTQMDLEDAKKDELCRRAGFQVHNYNE; translated from the coding sequence ATGAAAAAAGCACTCATCACCGGTATCACCGGCCAGGACGGCGCCTACCTTGCGCAGTTCCTCATTGGCAAAGGTTATGAAGTCCATGGCATAAAGCGCCGTGCTTCTTTGTTTAACACCGATCGTATCGATCACCTTTACGAAGATCCCCACGCGGACAACCGTAAACTGATCCTGCATTACGGCGATCTCACCGACGCGTCCAATCTCATCCGCATTCTCCAGCAGGTCCAGCCGGACGAAGTATACAACCTGGCCGCCCAAAGTCATGTCCAGGTCTCATTTGAATCTCCCGAATACACCGCCGACGCCGATGCCCTGGGAACCATGCGCCTGCTTGAAGGCATTCGTCTTCTGGGACTGGAAAATAAAACCCGGTTTTACCAGGCCTCTACGTCGGAACTGTTCGGCAAAGTCCAGGAAGTGCCCCAGACGGAAAAAACACCGTTTTATCCCAGATCACCCTACGCCTGCGCAAAGCTTTACGCCTACTGGATCACGGTGAACTACAGGGAAGCCTACAACATATACGCCTGCAACGGCATCCTCTTTAACCATGAATCCCCCATCCGCGGGGAGACCTTTGTGACCCGTAAAATTACCCGGGCCCTGTGCCGAATCCATTTGGGCATGCAGGATTGCCTTTACCTGGGCAACATGAACGCCCTCAGGGACTGGGGCCATGCCAAAGACTACGTTGAAATGCAATGGTTGATGCTCCAGCAGGACAGCCCTGACGATTATGTCATTGCCACAGGAGAGCAGCACTCGGTCAGGGAGTTTGTGGAACTGTCAGCCCGGGAACTGGGCATGGCCATTGAGTGGCAGGGGGACGGTGTTGATGAAAAGGGCATCAACCCGGCCAACGGAAAAACCATCGTGGCCGTAGATCCCAGGTACTTTCGACCCACTGAAGTGGAAACCCTTCTAGGTGACCCCGCCAAAGCCAAACAGAACCTGGGCTGGGAACCGAAAATCAGCTTCAATGAACTGGTCCGGGAAATGACCCAGATGGACCTTGAGGACGCCAAAAAAGATGAACTTTGCCGGAGAGCAGGGTTCCAGGTGCATAATTACAATGAATAA
- a CDS encoding GDP-L-fucose synthase produces the protein MNKSDKILVAGASGMVGSAIVRNLVAKGFTNLVGTYHASILEEQKDMPIRHLKTDLTDQAAVNELFDTQKPAHVILAAARVGGIHANNTYPAQFIHDNLAIQTHVIHSAYVHKVKRLLFLGSSCIYPKNVPQPMREEQLLTGTLEPTNEPYAIAKIAGIKMCESYNRQYGTRFMAVMPTNLYGPNDNFDLETSHVLPALIRKFHEAKLVGAPAVTVWGTGAPMREFLHVDDMADASVAVMSLPDSIVDRQLVNYPAPCFVNVGSGIDCTIKELAQTIKQEVGFQGDLVFDSSKPDGTPKKLLDVSRLKALGWSASIPLATGIRSTYDWFMNQK, from the coding sequence ATGAATAAATCAGATAAAATACTTGTTGCAGGCGCTTCGGGCATGGTGGGGTCGGCCATCGTGCGGAATCTTGTTGCAAAAGGATTTACAAACCTTGTCGGCACATATCACGCTTCAATCCTTGAAGAGCAAAAAGATATGCCGATCCGACACCTGAAAACCGATTTGACGGACCAGGCGGCTGTGAATGAACTGTTTGACACACAGAAACCCGCCCATGTGATCCTGGCGGCCGCCAGGGTCGGCGGCATCCATGCCAACAACACCTACCCGGCTCAGTTCATTCATGACAATCTGGCCATCCAGACCCATGTGATTCATTCGGCCTATGTCCACAAAGTTAAAAGACTGCTCTTTCTGGGCTCCTCATGCATTTACCCTAAAAACGTGCCCCAGCCCATGAGAGAGGAACAGTTGCTCACAGGAACGCTGGAACCCACCAATGAGCCCTATGCCATTGCTAAAATCGCGGGTATCAAGATGTGTGAGTCATACAACCGTCAGTACGGCACCCGGTTTATGGCGGTCATGCCCACCAACCTGTACGGCCCAAACGACAATTTTGACCTTGAAACCTCCCATGTGCTGCCGGCCCTGATCCGCAAGTTCCACGAAGCCAAACTGGTCGGTGCGCCGGCCGTAACCGTCTGGGGAACAGGCGCACCCATGCGCGAGTTTCTGCATGTGGACGACATGGCCGATGCCTCTGTTGCCGTCATGTCTTTACCCGACAGTATCGTTGACCGGCAGCTCGTCAATTATCCAGCTCCCTGTTTTGTCAATGTGGGATCCGGAATTGACTGCACCATCAAAGAACTTGCCCAGACCATAAAACAAGAGGTGGGATTCCAAGGCGACCTGGTGTTTGATTCATCCAAACCCGACGGCACCCCCAAAAAACTTCTGGATGTCTCACGCCTGAAAGCGCTCGGCTGGTCAGCATCCATCCCCCTTGCCACTGGCATCCGGTCAACCTATGATTGGTTTATGAATCAAAAATAG
- the wecB gene encoding UDP-N-acetylglucosamine 2-epimerase (non-hydrolyzing) — protein MKKIMLIAGARPNFMKIAPMARAFDRCPDKIEYKIVHTGQHYDTNMSDVFFQELGIRTPDYHLGAGGGSHAAQTAKIMTGFEDICMKDRPDLVVVVGDVNSTLACSIVAKKLCIEVAHVEAGLRSFDLAMPEEINRMVTDAISDLFFVTEEQGMENLLKEGKPLDRIHFVGHVMIDNLYFQLERLNAMDTAGFPTAAFKQAHKEYGVVTLHRPSNVDTQETLEAIFNTLNKISERLPLIFPIHPRTRKNMETFGITPGSQIKLTAPLSYMEFLNLWKDSRMALTDSGGLQEETTALGIPCLTIRENTERPITVTQGTNELMGTSPEKILAAFDRIMNNDWKTGQKPKFWDGQAAERITALL, from the coding sequence ATGAAAAAAATCATGCTCATCGCCGGAGCCCGGCCCAATTTCATGAAAATAGCCCCCATGGCCCGGGCCTTTGACCGCTGCCCCGACAAGATAGAATACAAAATCGTTCATACCGGACAGCACTATGACACCAACATGAGCGATGTTTTTTTCCAGGAACTGGGCATCCGGACCCCCGACTACCATTTAGGGGCCGGCGGCGGTTCCCACGCCGCCCAGACCGCAAAAATCATGACAGGGTTTGAAGATATCTGTATGAAGGACCGGCCCGACCTTGTGGTGGTGGTGGGCGATGTCAACTCTACCCTGGCCTGTTCCATTGTTGCCAAAAAACTGTGCATCGAAGTCGCCCACGTGGAAGCGGGGCTGCGCTCCTTTGACCTGGCCATGCCCGAAGAGATCAACCGTATGGTCACCGATGCCATTTCAGACCTCTTCTTTGTCACCGAAGAGCAGGGCATGGAAAATCTGCTGAAAGAAGGAAAACCCCTGGACAGAATTCACTTTGTCGGCCATGTCATGATCGACAACCTTTACTTTCAGCTGGAAAGGCTCAATGCCATGGACACCGCCGGGTTCCCAACTGCAGCCTTTAAACAGGCCCACAAAGAATACGGCGTGGTCACATTGCATCGTCCCTCAAACGTCGATACCCAGGAAACACTTGAAGCGATTTTCAACACGCTGAACAAAATTTCAGAACGGCTCCCCCTGATTTTTCCCATCCACCCCAGAACCCGGAAAAACATGGAAACATTCGGCATCACACCGGGCAGCCAAATTAAACTGACGGCCCCCCTCTCTTACATGGAGTTTTTAAACCTCTGGAAGGACAGCCGGATGGCCTTGACCGATTCCGGCGGCCTCCAGGAAGAAACCACAGCCCTGGGCATCCCCTGCCTGACCATCCGGGAAAACACCGAACGCCCCATCACCGTCACCCAGGGCACCAACGAACTGATGGGCACCTCCCCAGAAAAAATCCTGGCCGCCTTTGACCGGATCATGAACAACGACTGGAAAACAGGCCAAAAACCCAAATTCTGGGACGGTCAAGCCGCAGAACGAATTACAGCATTGCTCTAA
- a CDS encoding PIN domain-containing protein translates to MAIIDANIVLRYVLNDHEELSLKATNIIENQFVILPVEAACEVVYVLLKVYHADRVEIGQILTALINENLISVEKPDILLEALDFFSMTTFDFVDCLLWAYNKIDKQAVLTFDIKLKKRLQNNSGN, encoded by the coding sequence ATGGCAATTATTGATGCCAATATAGTCCTTAGGTATGTGCTGAACGATCATGAGGAGTTATCCTTAAAAGCAACAAATATCATAGAAAATCAATTTGTCATTTTGCCTGTTGAGGCGGCCTGCGAAGTCGTATATGTGTTACTCAAAGTTTATCATGCGGATCGGGTTGAAATAGGCCAAATTTTAACAGCACTCATCAATGAGAATCTAATTTCGGTTGAAAAACCGGATATCCTTCTTGAAGCATTAGATTTCTTTTCGATGACAACGTTTGATTTTGTCGACTGCCTCCTTTGGGCATATAATAAAATTGACAAGCAGGCTGTGCTGACTTTCGATATTAAATTAAAAAAACGGTTACAGAATAACTCAGGAAATTAG
- a CDS encoding type II toxin-antitoxin system RelE/ParE family toxin yields the protein MVKPKEWAKPTIYQSQKREEITREHRGLAPANLHRDSCQSNTNDIWEVRADVGRDTFRLLGFFDGQELIILTNSFQKKSQKTPKQEIKLAESRKKEYLSRR from the coding sequence GTGGTTAAACCAAAAGAGTGGGCGAAGCCCACGATTTATCAATCACAGAAACGAGAAGAAATCACAAGAGAGCACAGAGGTTTGGCTCCCGCCAACCTACACAGAGATAGCTGCCAAAGCAATACAAATGATATTTGGGAAGTTAGAGCTGATGTCGGGAGGGATACGTTTCGTCTCCTTGGATTTTTTGACGGACAAGAATTAATCATCTTGACCAATTCATTTCAAAAGAAAAGTCAAAAGACGCCAAAACAGGAGATTAAATTAGCTGAGTCCCGAAAAAAAGAATACCTTTCCAGGAGGTAA
- a CDS encoding helix-turn-helix transcriptional regulator yields the protein MDDLDKYIESRKKKSLIFAKNFDKGYEHFKIGVLLKQARLDAGLTQEEVANLLNTKKSAISRIENHAEDIRLSTLVNYAQAVGKSIQFQVA from the coding sequence ATGGATGACTTGGATAAATATATTGAATCAAGAAAAAAGAAAAGTCTCATTTTCGCCAAAAATTTTGATAAGGGATATGAGCATTTTAAAATCGGAGTTCTTCTTAAACAGGCTCGGTTAGACGCCGGCTTGACACAAGAAGAGGTCGCTAATTTATTGAACACAAAAAAATCAGCAATTTCTCGTATTGAGAATCATGCCGAAGATATTCGTTTATCCACATTGGTAAACTATGCTCAAGCCGTTGGGAAAAGCATTCAATTTCAAGTAGCTTAA
- a CDS encoding Rpn family recombination-promoting nuclease/putative transposase — protein sequence MTNHHDTFFKQVFSDKANTIDFSKHTLRKALSANLDYESFRLENVSYVDEHLAEYFSDVVYTCNYGTLKIRIALLF from the coding sequence ATGACCAATCACCACGACACATTTTTCAAACAGGTTTTCTCAGACAAAGCCAATACAATAGACTTTTCAAAGCATACACTTCGAAAAGCACTATCGGCCAACCTGGACTATGAGTCCTTCAGGCTGGAGAATGTCTCTTATGTAGATGAACACCTGGCTGAATACTTTTCCGACGTGGTGTATACATGCAACTATGGAACGTTAAAGATAAGGATTGCTCTGCTTTTTTGA
- a CDS encoding Rpn family recombination-promoting nuclease/putative transposase, with the protein MLCFFEHKSYPDKNISRQLLKYILGIWDYNEKQNSQLTPVIPIVLYHGERSWHPNGIAELFPDLPKELSLFIPVFDFIFIDLSTYSESEIKQRIFDQVSLKISLLVMKNIFNPEKLEQQLPSLFNIGAELYREQSGLKFLETVVTYLYQATEIETDKIINAIEPISNEGGKIAMSTAEKLRQEGMAKGRVEERKESLISFVHRAGKQGIPIETIAKIVELDENLIEQILNNENIDIPLHLLGTNR; encoded by the coding sequence TTGCTCTGCTTTTTTGAGCATAAAAGCTATCCGGATAAAAATATATCCCGCCAATTATTGAAATACATCCTTGGCATATGGGATTACAATGAAAAACAAAACAGCCAATTAACTCCTGTCATCCCCATCGTTTTATATCATGGTGAAAGGTCATGGCATCCTAACGGTATTGCAGAACTCTTCCCGGACCTGCCAAAGGAGTTGTCCTTATTTATACCGGTTTTTGATTTTATCTTCATCGACCTGAGCACCTATTCGGAATCGGAAATTAAACAACGAATATTTGATCAGGTTTCCCTGAAAATCAGTCTGCTTGTAATGAAAAATATTTTTAACCCGGAAAAATTAGAACAACAGCTGCCAAGCCTTTTCAATATAGGCGCGGAACTTTACCGGGAACAAAGCGGTTTGAAATTCCTGGAAACTGTTGTAACATATTTGTACCAGGCAACTGAGATAGAGACGGACAAAATCATAAATGCGATTGAACCCATAAGCAATGAAGGAGGGAAGATTGCAATGAGTACGGCAGAAAAATTACGGCAGGAAGGCATGGCTAAAGGAAGAGTTGAAGAAAGAAAAGAGAGTCTGATTTCGTTTGTCCACAGAGCAGGCAAGCAAGGCATCCCCATCGAAACAATAGCCAAAATTGTAGAGCTGGACGAGAACCTGATTGAGCAAATACTAAACAATGAGAATATCGACATTCCGTTGCATCTTCTGGGAACGAACAGATAA
- a CDS encoding nucleotide sugar dehydrogenase has product MKKDTTIAVVGLGYVGLPLAVHFGAKYKTIGFDLKQSIVDNSLAHKDPTGEVAAEEFQQATYFTPTTDPKLMSDADIIVVAVPTPIDKARRPDLFPVESASRTVGQVMKKGCIVVFESTVYPGVTEDICVPILEKESGLTWKKDFHVGYSPERINPGDKEHTLTKIVKVVSGDDAATLGTVAALYESIVEAGVHRTHTIKEAEAAKVIENTQRDLNIALMNELALIFDRLGIDTKNVLEAAGSKWNFLKFSPGLVGGHCIGVDPYYLTYKAQSEGYHPEVILAGRRINDNMGKFVVEKTIKLMIESSQHIKGTKVGVLGLTFKEDCPDLRNTRVVDIIRELESYECDVLVHDPMADPAEAQQYYNVKLSLWEDLQDLGALIIAVPHRWYKVQSFDSFTAKLNSKGCLIDVKSMLDIDELKQDRIKFWRL; this is encoded by the coding sequence TTGAAGAAAGACACAACAATCGCAGTAGTAGGCCTGGGATACGTAGGCCTTCCCCTGGCCGTACATTTCGGCGCAAAATATAAAACCATCGGTTTCGACCTGAAACAATCCATCGTAGACAACAGCCTGGCCCATAAAGATCCCACCGGTGAAGTCGCCGCAGAGGAGTTTCAACAGGCAACCTACTTTACCCCGACCACAGATCCCAAACTCATGTCCGATGCCGACATCATCGTGGTGGCCGTGCCCACCCCCATAGACAAAGCAAGGCGCCCGGACCTCTTCCCAGTGGAAAGCGCATCCCGCACCGTGGGCCAGGTCATGAAAAAAGGCTGCATCGTAGTATTTGAATCCACAGTTTATCCCGGTGTGACCGAAGATATCTGCGTACCCATCCTTGAAAAAGAGTCCGGCCTGACCTGGAAAAAAGACTTCCACGTCGGCTACTCCCCGGAACGGATCAACCCCGGCGACAAAGAACACACCCTGACAAAAATTGTCAAGGTCGTCTCCGGAGATGACGCCGCCACCCTTGGAACGGTAGCGGCCCTGTACGAGTCCATTGTCGAAGCCGGTGTTCACAGAACCCACACCATTAAAGAAGCAGAAGCCGCCAAAGTCATTGAAAACACCCAAAGAGACCTGAATATTGCCCTGATGAACGAACTGGCCCTGATTTTTGACCGGCTTGGCATAGACACCAAGAACGTCCTGGAAGCCGCAGGCTCAAAATGGAATTTCCTTAAATTTTCCCCGGGACTGGTGGGTGGCCACTGCATTGGCGTAGACCCGTATTATCTAACTTATAAAGCCCAGAGCGAAGGCTACCATCCGGAGGTGATCCTGGCCGGCCGAAGGATTAATGACAACATGGGCAAATTTGTGGTGGAAAAAACCATCAAATTGATGATTGAATCCTCACAGCATATCAAAGGCACCAAAGTCGGCGTTTTAGGGCTTACATTTAAAGAAGACTGTCCGGATTTACGAAATACCCGGGTGGTGGATATTATCCGTGAACTTGAGTCGTACGAATGCGACGTCCTGGTTCATGATCCCATGGCAGATCCGGCAGAAGCCCAGCAATATTACAATGTAAAACTAAGCCTCTGGGAAGACCTGCAGGATTTAGGTGCTCTCATTATAGCTGTGCCCCACCGCTGGTATAAAGTACAGTCTTTTGATTCTTTTACAGCTAAACTGAACTCTAAAGGATGTCTTATAGATGTTAAATCTATGCTGGACATAGATGAGCTAAAACAAGACAGAATCAAATTCTGGAGACTGTAA
- a CDS encoding SDR family oxidoreductase — translation MKQLKNNRFHWLVTGCAGFIGSNLVETLLNYGQTVTGLDNFSTGFQHNLDQVKQSVSLESWKNFTFIEGDIRDIKTCTAAVKNADFVLHQAALGSVPRSIEDPLTTNANNITGFLNMLDAARQSDVKRFVYAASSSTYGDHPGLPKTEEIIGKPLSPYAVTKYVNELYAEVFASTYGIRAIGLRYFNVFGRRQDPKGAYAAVIPLWFSALIQGSDLFINGDGETSRDFCYIDNCVQANLRACLAPEEAANQVYNVAFGQRTTLNELFIMIKNRVVHQFPQAAEAEPVYRDFRPGDVKHSLADISKAQNLLGYQPKFSVEQGLDQAAQWYMSYLK, via the coding sequence ATGAAACAATTAAAAAACAATAGATTCCACTGGCTGGTAACCGGGTGTGCCGGATTTATCGGCTCCAATCTTGTGGAAACCCTTCTTAATTACGGACAGACTGTTACCGGTCTGGATAATTTCTCCACTGGGTTTCAGCATAATCTGGACCAGGTAAAACAGAGTGTCAGCTTAGAATCCTGGAAGAATTTCACTTTTATTGAAGGTGATATCCGAGATATTAAGACCTGCACAGCAGCAGTTAAAAATGCAGACTTCGTTCTCCACCAGGCGGCTCTGGGGTCTGTGCCAAGATCCATCGAAGACCCTTTGACCACCAATGCAAACAATATCACAGGCTTTTTAAACATGCTGGATGCAGCCCGGCAGTCAGACGTCAAACGCTTTGTCTATGCCGCCTCAAGCTCCACATACGGAGATCATCCCGGATTGCCAAAAACAGAAGAGATCATCGGCAAACCCCTGTCCCCCTATGCCGTGACCAAATACGTGAATGAACTTTACGCCGAAGTCTTTGCCTCAACGTACGGCATACGCGCCATCGGCCTGAGGTACTTTAACGTGTTCGGCAGGCGCCAGGACCCCAAAGGGGCTTATGCCGCTGTCATTCCGCTCTGGTTCTCCGCTTTGATTCAAGGCTCTGATCTTTTCATCAACGGGGATGGAGAGACCTCTCGGGATTTCTGCTACATCGACAACTGTGTACAAGCCAACCTGCGGGCCTGTCTGGCCCCGGAAGAGGCCGCTAACCAGGTGTACAACGTGGCATTCGGCCAAAGAACTACCCTTAATGAACTTTTTATAATGATAAAGAACCGCGTGGTTCATCAATTCCCCCAGGCTGCGGAAGCGGAACCGGTGTACCGGGATTTCCGTCCCGGCGATGTCAAACATTCGCTGGCTGATATCAGCAAAGCCCAGAATTTGTTGGGCTACCAGCCGAAGTTTTCAGTGGAACAGGGTTTGGATCAAGCTGCCCAGTGGTATATGAGTTATCTGAAATAA
- a CDS encoding polysaccharide pyruvyl transferase family protein translates to MKVGIVTIHNHYNYGAVLQAFALNFVIRKLGHDCKTINCNLEPGENRLAIKAKNPGAKLTKLYNLLRWSSNRRFNSRFKDFITNYIPVSDIQYNDFASLRENPPQFDAYITGSDQVWRPSFLDKEIGQVFHLSFVNPEISRLIAYAPSFGIGEIPEQYKNQIRSYLQRYDFLSIREKHGGKMIKDLTGKAAVHVVDPTLLLSKEEYEKIIQPSKISKNYILVYAMELGKEMAFLGLVKKVKLQLKLPVVCVFPVRFDFRWLKVADKIMLDAGPKEFIGLIRDSTLVCTNSFHGTVFSIKFQKNFVGFPHSVSNSRIESLLEAAGLQNRQIQHLTDDAIERELKINIDYESVNEKMQVKLNNSMAFLQEAMG, encoded by the coding sequence ATGAAAGTTGGTATTGTTACGATACATAATCATTATAATTACGGGGCTGTTCTTCAGGCTTTTGCTTTAAATTTTGTAATCAGAAAATTAGGTCATGACTGTAAAACCATAAATTGCAATCTTGAACCAGGAGAGAACAGGCTTGCGATAAAAGCAAAAAATCCTGGAGCAAAGCTGACAAAGCTGTATAACCTACTTCGCTGGTCCTCTAATAGGCGCTTCAATAGTCGTTTTAAGGATTTTATCACAAATTATATTCCTGTTTCAGATATTCAATATAATGATTTTGCTTCTCTTCGAGAAAACCCACCTCAGTTTGATGCTTACATTACCGGTTCTGATCAGGTATGGAGACCTTCTTTTCTGGACAAAGAGATTGGTCAGGTCTTTCATCTAAGTTTTGTCAACCCTGAAATTTCCAGGCTCATCGCATATGCACCAAGTTTTGGGATAGGTGAAATTCCCGAGCAATACAAAAACCAAATTCGTAGTTATTTGCAAAGATATGACTTTCTATCCATCCGCGAAAAACACGGGGGAAAAATGATTAAGGATTTGACTGGGAAAGCGGCTGTTCATGTGGTTGATCCAACACTTTTACTTTCAAAAGAAGAATATGAAAAGATTATTCAGCCTTCAAAAATTTCAAAAAATTATATTCTCGTTTATGCGATGGAACTTGGTAAAGAAATGGCATTCCTTGGGCTTGTGAAAAAAGTAAAACTTCAGTTAAAGCTTCCTGTTGTGTGTGTGTTTCCTGTCAGGTTCGACTTCCGTTGGTTAAAAGTTGCGGATAAAATAATGCTTGACGCTGGCCCCAAGGAATTTATTGGCTTGATTCGTGATTCAACATTAGTATGCACAAATTCATTCCATGGTACAGTTTTTTCAATTAAATTTCAGAAAAATTTTGTGGGTTTCCCCCATTCTGTGAGTAATTCGAGAATAGAAAGTCTTTTAGAGGCAGCAGGACTACAGAATCGCCAAATACAACATTTAACAGACGATGCTATTGAAAGAGAACTAAAAATAAACATTGACTATGAATCCGTGAATGAAAAAATGCAGGTAAAACTCAATAATTCAATGGCCTTTTTACAAGAAGCCATGGGGTAA